Part of the Papio anubis isolate 15944 unplaced genomic scaffold, Panubis1.0 scaffold940, whole genome shotgun sequence genome is shown below.
TGGGCCCGGGCTGTCCGCAGTCCGCTCTCCTGGTCGGGCTTCCGAAGAAGGGAGGAGGCCGGTTCCGGCCCCGCGGCCCTCACGTGCTTTCCCGGCCGCCCCTCCCGCCCCGCATCGAGGCAGACaagcctgttcctcttcccttGGCTGCGATTGCGACAGGCCGGCCTGGCTCCCAGCGCTCCCTGTCCCCGCCCCGCGGCCAGCTCGCTCCACTCCCACTTCCTGAGCTCCGCCGTGGGAGCCCTGGAGGCCCGGCCTGGCCGCTCCCGGCCCTGGGGGGCACATCGGCCCTGAGTCCCGTCCCAGGCTCTGGGCTCAGGCAGCTGCCGCCACCGCTGCCCAGGGCGTCGggcctcctgccttcctcccaggCCCCCACGCTGCTGGCCGCCTGGCCGAGTGGCCGCCATGCGCCTGCCTTGGGCCACCTCTGCCCCCGGCCTGGCCTGGGGGCCTCTGATGCTGGGTCTCTTCGGGCTCCTGGCAGCATCCCAGCCCCAGGTGGTGAGGAAGGGGCCTGGTAGGAGTGGGCGAGGGTGGGGAAGAGGGATCTGGGCAGGCTTCGCTGCATTCCCTCTGCCCTCCCAAGCTGACGCCTGACTaattcttctctcctcttctccatctccctctGAAGGTGCCTCCATACGGATCGGAGAACCAGACCTGCAGGGACCAGGAAAAGGAATACTATGAGCCCAGGCACCGCATCTGCTGCTCCCGCTGCCCGCCAGGTGAGAGGCAATAGCAGGACGAACCTGGGCCTCGGAAGTGGGTCACAGGGTCTCCAGCCCCCTTGAGGCCTCAGAGGGAGGGTGGGCACTGTCCCCCAGGAAAACTGGCTGCTGGAGAGGAGCATGGGAAACCCTAGACATCAGGTGGAGGAGATAGGACTGGCCCTCCCCACTGGGCCTCCTCTTTCCTTACCTCACTGAGAGGGAGCCAGAGGGCCACGGGCAGGATGATGGGGGGCCAGAGAGACCGAGGGAAAGGCCAGGGTCACACCACAGGCAGCAGAGGTGAGGGTAGACCCTGTCTCCTGAAGCTCTACTACCACACTCACGTTCTAGGCACCTATGTCTCAGCTAAATGTAGCCGCAGCCGAGACACAGTTTGTGCCACATGTGCCGAAAATTCCTACAACGAGCACTGGAACTACCTGACCATCTGCCAGCTGTGCCGCCCCTGTGACCCAGGTGAGTGGGGATGTGCCTGCGGGGGGCTGGATCCCCTGGAGCTCGGCCCCCCCCAAGCCCTCCCGTCTCCCCACCAGTGATGGGCCTCGAGGAGATTGCCCCCTGCACAAGCAAACGGAAGACCCAGTGCCGCTGCCAGCCGGGAATGTTCTGTGCTGCCTGGGCCCTCGAGTGTACACACTGCGAACTACTTTCTGACTGCCCGCCTGGCACTGAAGCCGAGCTCAAAGGTCAGAGGTCCCTGAGGGGCTGGATGTGAAAAGGAGGCTGGGTGCCAGGGATGGCAAGTGGGAGAAGGGAATATGGTACTGTGTCCACAGCGACCCCCCAGGTCCTTGGCTTAAAATTCCTCTTCTCATTCCATGCAGAGGCTCCCAGAAGGGTTCTGGAGGGACATGAAACTGGGACAGGTGCAGGGGGCACACCAGGGGTTTCTTCTCAGTACTGAGAAGCTGGGGCAAAATGGTAAgctgtaggccaggtgcggtggcccacgcctgtaatcccagcactttgggagactgaggcaggtggatcatgaggtcaggagaccgagaccatccagactaacaaggtgaaaccccgtctctactaaaaatacaaaaaattagccgggcgtggtggtgggtgcctgtagtctcagctactcgggaggcggaggcaggagaatggcatgaacccgggaggtggagcttgcagtgagccgagatcgcgccactgcagtccagcctggacaacagagtgagactccttctaaaaaaaaaaaaaaaaaaaaggtaggcagCAAAGCAGAGCTTGGGAAAGGTGAGGCGAGAGCTACGGAATGGGGTGGATGGGCAAGGAGGAGGCCATCCTGAGGCTTAAAGGAAACTCACAGCCCGGCAAAGGGCTCCTCCCTTTTGCCAATTCACCCTGGCTGGCCTGCCTTTCTCTTGGCAGATGAAGTTGGGAAGGGTAACAACCACTGCGTCCCCTGCAAGGCAGGACACTTCCAGAATACTTCCTCCCCCAGCGCCCACTGCCAGCCCCACACCAGGTGAGTGCGGCCCCACCCGTGCTCCTTCCACCCTCTGAGAAGCCTCAGCTGCGAACAACCCCCAGCCCCCATCCTTGACACTGTGGACTTGACTCACCACTTTCAGCCGCCCCGCATGCCCACTGGGACACTGGTGGGCCAGGGCGTGAAAAGCTCATCATCTCTTTTTTCCTCTGCAGGTGTGAGGACCAAGGTCTGGTGGAGGCAGCTCCAGGCACTGCCCAGTCGGACACAACCTGCAGAAATCCATCAGAGTCGCTGCCCCCAG
Proteins encoded:
- the LOC101014795 gene encoding tumor necrosis factor receptor superfamily member 3 isoform X3; translated protein: MRLPWATSAPGLAWGPLMLGLFGLLAASQPQVVPPYGSENQTCRDQEKEYYEPRHRICCSRCPPGTYVSAKCSRSRDTVCATCAENSYNEHWNYLTICQLCRPCDPVMGLEEIAPCTSKRKTQCRCQPGMFCAAWALECTHCELLSDCPPGTEAELKDEVGKGNNHCVPCKAGHFQNTSSPSAHCQPHTRCEDQGLVEAAPGTAQSDTTCRNPSESLPPEMSGSLLKRRPQGEGPNPVAAGWDPPKANPQYPDLVEPLLPISGDVSPVSTGLPTALVSEEGVPQQQSPLDLTREPQLEPGEQNQVAHGTNGIHVTGGSMTITGNIYIYNGPVLGGPPGPGDLPATPDPPYPIPEEGDPGPPGLSTPHQEDGKAWHLAETEHCGATPSNRGPRSQFITYD
- the LOC101014795 gene encoding tumor necrosis factor receptor superfamily member 3 isoform X1 encodes the protein MRLPWATSAPGLAWGPLMLGLFGLLAASQPQVVPPYGSENQTCRDQEKEYYEPRHRICCSRCPPGTYVSAKCSRSRDTVCATCAENSYNEHWNYLTICQLCRPCDPVMGLEEIAPCTSKRKTQCRCQPGMFCAAWALECTHCELLSDCPPGTEAELKDEVGKGNNHCVPCKAGHFQNTSSPSAHCQPHTRCEDQGLVEAAPGTAQSDTTCRNPSESLPPEMSETMLMLAILLLLAFFLLLATIFACIWKSHPSLCRKLGSLLKRRPQGEGPNPVAAGWDPPKANPQYPDLVEPLLPISGDVSPVSTGLPTALVSEEGVPQQQSPLDLTREPQLEPGEQNQVAHGTNGIHVTGGSMTITGNIYIYNGPVLGGPPGPGDLPATPDPPYPIPEEGDPGPPGLSTPHQEDGKAWHLAETEHCGATPSNRGPRSQFITYD
- the LOC101014795 gene encoding tumor necrosis factor receptor superfamily member 3 isoform X2, whose amino-acid sequence is MRLPWATSAPGLAWGPLMLGLFGLLAASQPQVPPYGSENQTCRDQEKEYYEPRHRICCSRCPPGTYVSAKCSRSRDTVCATCAENSYNEHWNYLTICQLCRPCDPVMGLEEIAPCTSKRKTQCRCQPGMFCAAWALECTHCELLSDCPPGTEAELKDEVGKGNNHCVPCKAGHFQNTSSPSAHCQPHTRCEDQGLVEAAPGTAQSDTTCRNPSESLPPEMSETMLMLAILLLLAFFLLLATIFACIWKSHPSLCRKLGSLLKRRPQGEGPNPVAAGWDPPKANPQYPDLVEPLLPISGDVSPVSTGLPTALVSEEGVPQQQSPLDLTREPQLEPGEQNQVAHGTNGIHVTGGSMTITGNIYIYNGPVLGGPPGPGDLPATPDPPYPIPEEGDPGPPGLSTPHQEDGKAWHLAETEHCGATPSNRGPRSQFITYD